Proteins from a genomic interval of Clostridium scatologenes:
- a CDS encoding winged helix-turn-helix transcriptional regulator, which translates to MEDCYVKYAMDVIGGKWKLLIIWTMYQNGVIRFNELQRKVEGISSLMLSKNLKELEKDCLIVRHQYNEIPPRVEYELSELSEKLIVVLESLSNWGYEVYKYKK; encoded by the coding sequence ATGGAAGATTGTTATGTTAAATATGCTATGGATGTTATCGGTGGCAAATGGAAGCTCCTGATCATTTGGACTATGTACCAAAATGGAGTTATTAGATTCAATGAATTACAAAGAAAAGTTGAAGGCATTTCCAGTTTAATGCTTTCAAAAAACTTAAAAGAATTAGAAAAAGACTGTCTTATTGTTCGTCATCAATACAATGAAATTCCACCAAGAGTAGAATATGAACTATCAGAGCTTAGTGAAAAACTTATAGTTGTTTTGGAATCTCTTAGTAATTGGGGTTATGAAGTTTATAAATATAAAAAATAA
- a CDS encoding flavodoxin family protein, translating to MSKVVIFKGSPRKNGYTSRLLEQVAKGAKSKGAEVIEFDLNDPGIRGCQGCYYCRTHDGCAVNDYLQPMYKAIDEADAIVFGSPIYYYQITGQARVWLDRTFPMVGENFAPRHSGKKAITIFAQGNPNPQIAEEGIKFVTNIFETYGWKIEDSIHYCGTSSNPDLEKFEELSLRAFKDGENLVG from the coding sequence ATGTCAAAAGTAGTTATTTTTAAAGGTAGTCCAAGAAAAAATGGATACACTTCAAGGCTATTAGAACAAGTGGCAAAAGGTGCTAAATCTAAAGGTGCCGAAGTTATTGAATTTGATTTAAATGATCCTGGTATTCGCGGATGTCAGGGATGTTATTATTGCCGTACTCATGATGGTTGTGCTGTTAATGATTATCTTCAGCCAATGTATAAAGCCATTGATGAAGCTGATGCTATTGTATTTGGATCTCCAATTTACTATTATCAAATTACAGGACAAGCAAGAGTTTGGTTAGATCGTACTTTCCCAATGGTTGGGGAAAACTTTGCACCAAGACACTCTGGTAAAAAGGCAATAACAATATTTGCTCAAGGTAATCCAAATCCACAAATAGCTGAAGAAGGAATTAAATTTGTTACTAACATTTTTGAAACATATGGTTGGAAAATAGAGGATAGTATTCATTACTGTGGAACTAGCTCTAATCCTGATTTAGAAAAATTTGAGGAGCTATCTTTAAGAGCTTTTAAAGATGGGGAAAATTTAGTTGGGTAA